agtgaaacttatatttacgtttattaaaaaccctccctgtacctatccctaacccctagaccccctgttggtgcctaaacctaagacccccctgttggtgcctaaacctaagaccccccagttggtgcctaaacctaagaccccccagttggtgcctaaacctaagacccccctgttggtgcctaaacctaagacccccctgttggtgcctaaacctaagaccccccagttggtgcctaaacctaagaccccccagttggtgcctaaacctaagacccccctgttggtgcctaaacctaagaccgcccagttggtgcctaaacctaagaccccccagttggtgcctaaacctaagacccccctgttggtgcctaaacctaagaccccccagttggtgcctaaacctaagacccccctgttggtgcctaaacctaaaaccccctatggataataatgttttacagacattaataaataaaaaatgtaaagaaaaaaatgtaaattatttttttgggtggataataatgttttagaaatgttttagaaatagtgatttagtatcttcataaacgttattcgtcacgggctcattttgtaaacttaaatcatcacaaacatagttataaatccttaaaaatctccgggcgccgttataaatccttaaaaatctccggcgcctttttttccctgttcagcgcccattaaacgatatttataatggaagtgaatggggcgccctttttgtccacttgtctcatgcgcccaaatctactgcttcctttATGCTGTATGAGGGCAAAGATAGCCATTTACAGCCAGCTGGATGCCCACCATACATGCCAACCAGTGGGAAAATTGTGGTGGAACTATCTAacccactcctccaccaaggctaTCATGTGTATGTTGACAACTACTACAGAAGTATTCCCCTTTTTCGCATTTTTATACTCAGCCCAGACTGGTGCCTGTGGGACATGAGGCCAAACTGCAAAGGCCTCCCACCACAGGCGGTTAATAAAAAATTAACAAAAGGGTAAATTGTACAGTCTCAGATGTGGTGAGCTCCTGGCTGTAAAATATAGGGACAAGAGGGGCGTCTTGATCCTGACATCCATTAAAAATGAAGCAATGgttcctgtcacaacctctggaGAGCAGATCGAAAAGCCAGTGTCATAATGACTATAATAAGAAGATGGGTGTGGTGGACCTTACAGACCAAATGTTGTTGTACTACcttttacaaaagaaaaaaagagggcctggtacaaaaaaagtatttttttttttacctcttacaATGCACAAAGCTGTTGTGCTTTTTAGAAAGACAGGCCATGATGACAGCTACCTCCAGTTTCAGCAAGAAGTGTTAAGGTCGATGATTAACGAAAGTGCCCATATTACGAATTAATTCAATCCTATGCAATTGGATGACACAGTTCGCCCAAGTGGAAGACAttttcctgccctgatccccccGAACGAAGTCAAGCAGAAGCCACAGAACAGATGTCTGGTGTGTACCAAGAACAAGAGGCGGTGTGACAGCAGATACCACTGTCCAAAATGCCCCTCACTGCTGGGACTCTGCGTTGTCAGCTGCTTTGAAGCATATCATACCCTCAGCAGTTATTAgacatctttttttttataaccctaAATTTTAACTGGACTCTAATTTTTTCTCCCAACTTTTATttgccacttactgtccctcaaaagagctcacagtttccactagtgcacaTTAACCCTCCACTGTTTTTGggcttgtgggaggaaaccaagaaGTTTGGAGGAAACCCAAGACTCTTACAACCTGCAAATAGATTTTTTCCCCGCTTGGACTTTCTGCTGCAGGTTGAGAGTGTTAGTCACAAGACTTCACTCTGCAGACCACTCCCCCCCATCCCCAATAAAGAATTACATTGTTACATTTGGTAAAAAAGGGCCTTAAAAAAATCTAAATGTATAAAGGGTATCATTTTaaacgtgacaagcaagagaagagaatttggggtgtttgatagATGAGAcctatgtcatgtgaattttttctgtgccaaaaagaaaaaaaaactaaaaaaaaagtacaatgatcaaagttttggtgcaatttcagcaaaaccaagTCCAAATGAtacaaatatgtatatctgagtaggtcTGGGTCTctatagttttcagaatggtgcaggggcgtaactagaaatcactgggcccccctgcgaatatttggatggggcccccccccataggtgccaaataatagtaatggggcagcgtttcactgtaaattaattgtaaagtgggcagcattttaccagacaatcgtaatgtgggccagaaaatcgtaatgtgggcagagttcaccagaaaatcgtaatgtgggcctttagaaaatcataatgtgggcagagttcaccagaaaatcgtaatgtgggcagcaaacacctgaaaatcgtaatgtgggcagcagacacaagaaaatcgcaatgtgggcagcagacaccagaaaatcgcaatgtgggcagcagacaccagaaaatcgtaatgtgggcagcagacaccagaaaatcctaatgtgggcagcagacaccagaaaatcgtaatgtgtgcagcagacaccagaaaatcgcaatgtaggcagacacctgaaaatcgtaatgtgggcagcagacaccagaaaatcctaatgtgggcagcagtgaccagaaaatcgcaatgtgggcagcagtgaccagaaaatcgcaatgtgggcagcagacacctgaaaatcgtaatgtggggagcagccaccagaaaatcacaatgtgggcagcagacacctgaaaatcgtaatgtgtgcagcagacaccagaaaatcgcaatgtgggcagcagacacctgaaaatcgcaatgtgggcagcagacacctgaaaatcacaatgtgggcagcagacacctgaaaatcgtaatgtgggcagcagacaccagaaaatcctaatgtgggcagcagacaccagaaaatcgtaatgtgtgcagcagacaccagaaaatcgcaatgtaggcagacacctgaaaatcgtaatgtgggcagcagacaccagaaaatcctaatgtgggcagcagtgaccagaaaatcgcaatgtgggcagcagtgaccagaaaatcgtaatgtgggcagcagacacctgaaaatcgtaatgtgggcagcagacaccagaaaatcctaatgtgggcagcagacacctgaaaatcctaatgtgggcagcagacaccagaaaatcataatatgggcagcagacacctgaaaatcgtaatgtgggcagcagacacctgaaaatcgcaatgtgggcagcagtgaccagaaaatcgtaatgtgggcagcagacacctgaaaatcgtaatgtgggcagcagacacctgaaaatcgcaatgtgggcagcagtgaccagaaaatcataatgtgggcagcagacacctgaaaatcgtaatgtgggcagcagacacctgaaaatcataatgtgggcagcagacaccagaaaatcctaatgtgggcagcagacaccagaaaatcataatgtaggcagcagacactagaaaaaaaaatgcacctgtgaaaaaaaaccaattcacttacctgacagaagtcttctcctctcccggcatctggcgtgcagctccccgagtcctcctgcagcacatctcccgcgctgacaggcagagtgcagggctacggcaagatggctgccgaagccctgtactagagacacaaatagtctccagtgtagggcttcttcggcggccatcttgccgtagccctgctctgcctgccggagactatgcaggctgctggtggagcggggctgcggggaatgaactggcgcagcgtctattagacgctgcggccagttgagcaccttgctggggggtccagagcacagctcccccccacgcacagtgagcgggccccagagcagccccgggcccccctgtggctgagggggtcgcatccccggtaggtacgccagtggaatggtgacatttatgacctgtatcgaatgttctgagactccaggggctttgctaggaaagaatgactgtattacttttggtgcaaaaaaaaaatccattggcGCTGCTCAAGGTTAACACTGTATTGTGTGGCAAAAAAAGCTATCCGATTATGTAtacagggtatcattttaactgtgacaagCTAGAGAAGAGAATTTCGGGTCTTTGACAGCTGAGGCCTATGTCATCTGATTATAGTGGCTCAACTCCctttcctatacagttctctggtgtctagtggtccacctTTGCACccataaacagttccctggtgtctagtgacccccatcctcccctatacacttttatagtgtctagtgctttccccatatggcttccctggtgatctagggctagaCACTGAGACCAAGTTGcaagccaacctcaatgtctagtggcctcttctctcccttataaagaaGTTCCCTGTTGTCTTGTACCCCCTTGCTCCTCTATAAAGttacctggtatctagtggcccctccctcccctatacacatccccggtgtctagtggacccatttcctcccctatagagttccctggtgtgtagttgTCCCTTTTGCACCCCtaaacagctccctggtgtctagtgaccgccctcctccccctatacagttcccttgtatcAAATGCTTTccttcttcaccccccccccctttcccaaatggcttccctggtgatctagggcttcacccccaataaagcttccctggtggtctagagtaggTCAAACATAATCCATAGTGGGGAAAAAACTTGAGAGCCAAATGTGATGGCTCTGCAAGGCCAGAGTTTGcccatgggccagagtttgacatgcatgGTATAGATCCATACCAGGGGGTGCTTTTAAAAAGACTAAATaggacattaaagggaaggttcacggtactaaaaaaaacaaactgcactcacatggggcttcttccagctcctggcagtcgatcggtgccctcggcgaagctcctctccctccgggcgtccagcagtgaagaagccgacctcgccaggtctggTTCCAGGTcagcttccgtgcgctccacgccggggggtcacgtggtgtagagacatcatcgggtctctactgcgcaggcgcagaactactgcgcctgcgtagtagagacccgatgacgtcacgtacatcacgtgacccgcgccgtggaacgcacatgacgccgacccggaagccgacctggcgcccGGAGGGAaaggagctgcgccgagggcaaCGATCGACtgtcaggagctggaagaagccccaggtaagtgcagtttttttttcttttaagtgcgcggatcttccctttaaggctttcctatgaggagatggattagtccaaagccTGTGGGTAAGAGAATCAGAACAGTCAGTTCAATAATACCTTCTGTAAATTACAGCTACATATGAAATCATTTAATGACATTACACTTTGCTTCAGGACAAATACAGTatactttttctatgttaaaaaacatgtatttaacattttacagttGTCATCATATTACTCCTTTAACTAAATCTCAAGTTTCATATTTTTGTTTCTAGTTAAGATCTCTAGATGTGGATTTCTTTCATAATTTTGCCCAcatgaggaaaaaaagaaaatgcagtCAGACAAATTAACCTTTTTTCCcctctattttaaaaagaaacaaaaagaaaacaacacACCTCTTCTATTTCTTAATTAAAAATCTTCGTGTTGTGCCTTCATTCTGTGATGTGCTTCCTCCAGCCATTGTCATACCACTTGTACCAGGTAGAGCAAATATTCCTTCACCAGCACCCAGCGCACCACTAAATCCATTTCCATTAAATCCTGCTGCACCTTGTGAACCACCTCCAGCACCTAGTGTACTGCCCCCTAGCATTGCTGTTCCGGTTGCAGTAAGACTGATATCTCCACCGAGACCAGTAGCTCCCATACCAGAATTTAATGAATCACCAACTCCACCTGCTTGCCCAACTAGTCCGCCAAGCAGACTTCCTTTTCCATCTTGTCCACCAAGCAGACCTCCTAGCCCAAGTACTCCACTAAGCAGACCTCCTTGCCCACTTTGTCCACCAAGCACTCCACTAACAGCATTAACAGCAGTATTTGCAACTCCATTAACTATATCTGTCACTGATGTAAGAAGCCCAGGAACCACTTCTGTGACACTTCCAAGTGCATTTCCCACATTAAGTCCTTTTGTTAGTCCTCCTACGGTATTCAGAACCCCTCTTGTGACTCCAGGAACTGCTCCTGCGACATCTCCAAGTATGTTTCCCACACCAAGTGTTCCTGTCATTCCTCCTGAGGGCCTTACAAGTCCTCCTGTGACACCTCTAAGTGTGCTACCCAGCCCTCCAATGGTTTGAGTAACTGGTTTTATTAGACTACTTATCCCCCGAAACACTTCATTAGTCAAAGAGGTCCTTCCAAGTAGCTGTTGAAGAAGGTTGCTCAAAAGTCCCAGATTCTTGGAACCTATCTCAGCAAGAAATTGCTTCGGACCATCTATTCCTGTTGTCCTTCCATCAAGGCTTGGAAGACCAAGGAAATCctacataaaacaaaaacaaacaaacaaaaacatcagAATGCCTTAGCAATAGAAAATGAAATCATTTAAAGTTCGTGCTTTTtggtaattattattttttagtaattatacagtgctgacatcttccacagcgctttacaaagtatattgtcttgtcactcactgagggctggaacccacaggagcgcttttggcagcgttttggcagcactgcgatacgctagcagtttgccaaaacgctgggctaatgttaatggatggggcaacttccacaggagcgtttgcgtttcccagaaacgcaaacgcaggacctgcagcattttgggagcgttagcgcttcaatgtaaagtattgaaacgctagcagaaacgctcagcaaaacctaaactgagcggttttgctagcgttttgcggttcagcacactgtaacaaaatgaaaaataattcacaggaccaatcaggataaaaacgcaaaacgctacgcacccgctgggcaaaaaaatacaatgttgcaaaacacaaccaaaaatgcgcatgaatccgcttgcaaaccgctcagacaaaacgctagcggttgcgttttgctatgctgatttcagtgggttccaggcctaactgttcctcagaggagctcacaatataatttcTACCCCAGTCATGTGTCCACCcactatagtctagggccaatttgggtggagccaattagcttatctgtatctttttgagatgtgggaggacatcattgtacctagagaaaatccacgcagacacaggAAGCCTACAAACTCCATCCAGGTAGTGGAATTCAAACCTTTTCTGCATTACATAAAGTGGAGTAGAGAATCTTCATTTTAAGTGACCATACAAAGGTCAATATTTTAGAATATGTAATCACTTTCATCAATGTTTTATTGATCCTGACATAGCCAATTAATCAgtgctgctcagcaagatttcggatatccgagttacccagataatccaaatttTTTCAGTTATCCGACCGGATTTGGATtttggatacctgggcccaaatccggatagcaatccGCGGATAGTTGTGAggcaatccggatatccgcggatatccgaggATATCCAACTATTGAGATACTCTAACTGAGAAGATGACGtctatgacgtcattgagccaatcagagggctcccaggggctcccagcagaagccctagcaaccaatcacagaaaggatccctggccagccccacctgacctcattcagccaatcagaggcctcccagcctaagccctagcacccaatcacagaaaggaaccctggcccccctgtataataaggagcggtgccatgatgagaaatatcgtccttgcttgtcactagtgctcactgagagacatgctccagtgctgctggcataGCAAGtgttgtatacagtgataaacctgaagttgttcagtgattaacaccttcaatatcactacactattgttctattgtttattaggtagctagtggcacttggcacgtggcacttggcacgtggcactcggcacgtgtcacttggcacgtagcacttgccaagtgccacctgccatTAGCCAAGTGCAACGtgtcaagtgccacatgccaagtgccaagtgcaagtggAACATGCCAAGTGGCACGTACCACATCCGgcatgctgctgcattgccctgctcctgctgcctttgctgctcccaccgccagggtgccacaggccactgctgctgtgctgataccacctatatttaacccaaaacacaattgctgcctaattttttggaggtgtctgtgctgaaaacagtcatgtcccagatgtgcggttggactttggatacaatatgggctgcacgactgctgtctggaacctagtcctgatgttaattgacagatttttctttttttagggggggggggggagtttaagtccccacatcatcaattagtgttttccCTAAAAACATGATGCCACGTGCCTTATTTACcctaaaacgttttaaaagcaatttaaaggccactcctacccggatatccgaacctgggaggatatctgggatactgggttcggatatccgatttggattccAAAAgttcaaactcggatatccgatttgtaTTGGatttctgggtatccggatctgaattcaattcagattttgaaaaggggtatctgagcagcactgcAATTAATAAACTTCCAATCAATGTGGGACAGTTTATTGGTCTGATCATGCACAGCAGTATATTATCATTAAGTGGGTGAGGGAAGAAGCAGAGGTGGCTTAATGGCCACATAGTTTTGTGCTAAACCAGGGCGTACATATGGCCGTACCGCCAGTGGGCTGGGCGCAGGGtaagccgaatgacagctcaccctgctaaaTATCCCGGAGgcactaaatactattccccctccaagttgtggcAACTCGAAATTCAAGGTCTGGCGATCACCGGATCCCTAAATTACTCTTATGCAGAGGAGCAGCACAGCATTCCTGCTATGACTGCGCCCAGATTCAGCGCTAGGTGCTGGGGGCCGAAATAACCTGCTTTGAAATCAGGGCATATAAAGCTAGTCAGTGCAGTGATTTGAATGACTCCCAATCCTATTTCTACTGACATCTGATAGAGTGGTGCAAGGTGGTACAATGATCACCACTACCCATGTGATTTGCAATCAGGAAGTGATTGATCATTTGGCAGATTGGGCCAATATTAATTAGTGTAATCAAACACAAATGTACTAAGCGCTCACATAGCTCTAAGCAGTCACTAGAAaagcataaaaacatataaaacgtCCAGTGTGAACAACATCAGATCTGGATTTAAGTCCTTTCAAATATGATGGAACGTACCTTCCCACTCGTGTAATGGTAGTGCAACATATATTGCAATAGGCTCAAACGCTCAGTGTTCATCTGgtgtaaggctatgttcacattgtaaatcaccagcgctatcgcaagtgtTTTGTAAAGCGC
This DNA window, taken from Hyperolius riggenbachi isolate aHypRig1 chromosome 3, aHypRig1.pri, whole genome shotgun sequence, encodes the following:
- the LOC137564233 gene encoding WAG22 antigen-like isoform X2, with the translated sequence METCASQCRQSNNNERSFLLNAVQSNGLPVINALTNFLDAYDRSKTSSNIDELVNSIRDLKMVTGLRLESLLGGDTTVNDLAADKDRTLQYMLRAITDVLADVLASFDLGLLTTPSGRPVASFDLGLLNTPSGRPVRPLVEKVSKYLDFLGLPSLDGRTTGIDGPKQFLAEIGSKNLGLLSNLLQQLLGRTSLTNEVFRGISSLIKPVTQTIGGLGSTLRGVTGGLVRPSGGMTGTLGVGNILGDVAGAVPGVTRGVLNTVGGLTKGLNVGNALGSVTEVVPGLLTSVTDIVNGVANTAVNAVSGVLGGQSGQGGLLSGVLGLGGLLGGQDGKGSLLGGLVGQAGGVGDSLNSGMGATGLGGDISLTATGTAMLGGSTLGAGGGSQGAAGFNGNGFSGALGAGEGIFALPGTSGMTMAGGSTSQNEGTTRRFLIKK
- the LOC137564233 gene encoding WAG22 antigen-like isoform X1, whose protein sequence is MKTVVCILVVAISCCFSTAAANCMETCASQCRQSNNNERSFLLNAVQSNGLPVINALTNFLDAYDRSKTSSNIDELVNSIRDLKMVTGLRLESLLGGDTTVNDLAADKDRTLQYMLRAITDVLADVLASFDLGLLTTPSGRPVASFDLGLLNTPSGRPVRPLVEKVSKYLDFLGLPSLDGRTTGIDGPKQFLAEIGSKNLGLLSNLLQQLLGRTSLTNEVFRGISSLIKPVTQTIGGLGSTLRGVTGGLVRPSGGMTGTLGVGNILGDVAGAVPGVTRGVLNTVGGLTKGLNVGNALGSVTEVVPGLLTSVTDIVNGVANTAVNAVSGVLGGQSGQGGLLSGVLGLGGLLGGQDGKGSLLGGLVGQAGGVGDSLNSGMGATGLGGDISLTATGTAMLGGSTLGAGGGSQGAAGFNGNGFSGALGAGEGIFALPGTSGMTMAGGSTSQNEGTTRRFLIKK